TTGCGTCGTATACTGATGGCATCGACCTCCCTCCCTCTGATGAAGAGGAAGGAGAGTATGGTTCTGATGAAGAGCAAGCCCAGATTGAAGCCAATAAAAAGCTCAGTCGGCAGCAAAGGGCTGAGACGAAGAATCTTGATATCGGTATCAGTGATAAAGAAttaaagaagagagagaagaaggagATGCTTGCTGCTCATGCTGTGGAGCAAGCGAGGCAGGAGGCTCTCAAAGATGATCGTGATGCTTTTACTGTCGTCATTGGGAGTCGAGCTTCGGTTCTTGACGGTGATGACGATGCCGATGCCAACGTGAAGGATATAACAATAGACAACTTTTCTGTTTCGGCAAGGGGGAAGGAACTTTTGAAGAATGCCTCAGTGAAGATATCTCATGGGAAGAGGTATGGGTTGGTGGGGCCCAATGGGATGGGCAAGTCTACACTGCTAAAGTTGCTTGCTTGGAGGAAGATCCCTGTTCCTAAGAACATTGATGTTCTTCTGGTGGAACAGGAGGTGGTTGGGGATGATAAGTCTGCTCTTGAGGCAGTTGTTTCTGCTAATGAAGAGTTGTTGAAAGTCAGACAGGAGGTTGCGTCGCTCCAGAGCTCTTCTGCTGGGCCCGATAATGAAGGTGAGGATGATGATGCAGATGATACTGGGGAGAAACTTGCTCAGCTGTATGAGAAGCTGCAGATATTGGGTTCAGATGCTGCAGAGGCTCAGGCATCAAAGATTCTCGCTGGGTTAGGGTTCACCAAAGAGATGCAGGCTCGTGCCACCCGATCCTTCAGTGGTGGTTGGAGGATGAGAATATCTTTGGCCCGAGCACTTTTCGTGCAGCCAACTCTCTTACTGTTGGATGAACCGACGAACCACCTTGATCTCAGGGCTGTTCTTTGGTTGGAAGAGTATTTGTGTAGGTGGAAGAAGACTCTCGTTGTAGTCTCCCATGATCGGGATTTCCTTAACACTGTTTGCACTGAGATTATTCACCTGCATGACCAGAAGCTCCACTTCTACCGTGGGAATTTTGATGACTTTGAAAGTGGTTATGAGCAGAGACGCAAGGAGATGAACAAAAAGTTTGAGATTTACGAGAAACAGGTAAAAGCTGCCAAGAGGTCGGGGAACCGAGTCCAACAGGAGAAGGTGAAGGATCGAGCAAAGTTTGCTGCGGTGAAGGCAGCTTCAAAGGATAAGTCGAAGGGCAAGGTGGACGAAGACGAGCCTCTTCCAGAGGCGCCAAAGAAGTGGAGAGATTACAGTGTCGAGTTCCACTTCCCGGAGCCCACTGAGCTGACCCCGCCTCTCCTGCAGCTGATAGAGGTCAGCTTCAGTTATCCTAATCGGGAGGACTTTAGGCTCTCAGATGTGGATGTGGGTATTGATATGGGGACGCGAGTTGCCATTGTCGGACCCAATGGAGCTGGGAAATCAACTCTATTGAATCTTCTAGCTGGTGACTTAGTCCCGAT
The sequence above is drawn from the Punica granatum isolate Tunisia-2019 chromosome 5, ASM765513v2, whole genome shotgun sequence genome and encodes:
- the LOC116207899 gene encoding ABC transporter F family member 4, producing MGKKKADETAVSKSKQGAKDATKDGKREKLSVSAMLASMDQKPDKPKKGSSSSGSTAGRQKAKAASKLASYTDGIDLPPSDEEEGEYGSDEEQAQIEANKKLSRQQRAETKNLDIGISDKELKKREKKEMLAAHAVEQARQEALKDDRDAFTVVIGSRASVLDGDDDADANVKDITIDNFSVSARGKELLKNASVKISHGKRYGLVGPNGMGKSTLLKLLAWRKIPVPKNIDVLLVEQEVVGDDKSALEAVVSANEELLKVRQEVASLQSSSAGPDNEGEDDDADDTGEKLAQLYEKLQILGSDAAEAQASKILAGLGFTKEMQARATRSFSGGWRMRISLARALFVQPTLLLLDEPTNHLDLRAVLWLEEYLCRWKKTLVVVSHDRDFLNTVCTEIIHLHDQKLHFYRGNFDDFESGYEQRRKEMNKKFEIYEKQVKAAKRSGNRVQQEKVKDRAKFAAVKAASKDKSKGKVDEDEPLPEAPKKWRDYSVEFHFPEPTELTPPLLQLIEVSFSYPNREDFRLSDVDVGIDMGTRVAIVGPNGAGKSTLLNLLAGDLVPMEGEVRRSQKLRIGRYSQHFVDLLTMDETPVQYLLRLHPEQEGLSKQEAVRAKLGKFGLPSHNHLTPIAKLSGGQKARVVFTSISMSRPHILLLDEPTNHLDMQSIDALADALDEFTGGVVLVSHDSRLISRVCEDEEKSEIWVVEDGTVKTFPGTFEEYKEELQREIKAEVDE